The sequence AAGAACCACTTCACCGCGTCATCGGTGCAGAAGAACTCGTCGAAGTAGTCTTTCGCGGGACCAAGGCCGCCGGCAGCTCATGCCGGCGGCCTTTTCTTTGCATGAGAGCTGGCACAATCCGCGGCGGGCAGCGGGCAGCGGCCAGCGACAATGACCCGGCAAACAGACACAACATGGGGAACACACTTCAATGCTGAACTTCGACGAATCCTTGCAGCTCGGCGGCAATCGCGAGCGCTTCTTTCGAATGCTGCAGGACAAGACCTTTTTTGAGCGTAAATACAAGGACATGCGACTGCAGACCGCCGAGGTGCTGGAGCACGAGGTCATCGGGGAGGTGGTCAAGGTGACGGTGCGCTACTCGGCTCCGCTGGGGAAGTCCTTGCCACCGATTGCGCAGAAATTCGTGGGCGACGAGATTGTCATCACCCAGTACGAGCAATGGGATTTCTCCACCGGTCAGGCCAACATGCGGCAGGAAGTCCGCAACGCGCCCGCCAAGATCGGGTCGGATATCGAGTTCAGCGAGTCTGCCGAGGGCGTACAGGTGGAGATGCATTGGCACGTCAATGTGAGCGTGCCGATGATCGGCGCCAAGCTGGAAAAAATGATCGGTGACACCTTGCGCATGATGATGAAGGCTGAGTTCCGCTCGTCGCGCAAGCTGCTCGCCGAATACTGAGCCGGGGGTACCTCATGCATTCCGTTGACCGGTCGTCGCCGGGGCTGTTCGATCAGCTTCTGAGCGTGCTCGCGGCCTTCTTCGGCGTCCAGAGCCGACGCAACCGCGAACGCGATTTCAAGCATGGTAAAGCCATCAACTTCGTGATTCTCGGCGTGGTGATGACTATCGTGTTTGTGATCGTGCTGGCGCTGGTTGTCAAGCTCGTGTTGCGTAGTGCCGGAGTCAGCTGAGGGCGCGCGAGGACATTACGCCGCGGCGGGTATGGCGCCCTTGAGCATGTACAGCGCGCTTTCGGCGAATAGGTTGGGGATGGATCTCGAAAGCCAGCCCTGGCGCTGCGCCGGCCCGGTGAAATTGCGTCGCAATATCGACCAGGCCTGCTCGTGGCACAGGGCTTCGAAGTCGTTGACCGTGCACAGGTGGATGTTTTCAGTGGAGTACCAGCGGCTCGGCAGGGCCGGCGTCATCGGCATGCGTCCGCGTACGAGCTGGGTTCGTGCACGCCAGTGGCCGAAGTTGGGAAACGTCAGCACGCCGACCTGGCCGACCCTGAGGATTTCCCGGATGGCGAGATCGGGATGCTGCAGGGCCTGTAGCGCCTGCGACATGACCACGTAGTCGAACGATTGGTCTCCGAACTCCTCGAGGCCGGCGTCGATGTCGGCTTCGATGACATTGACGCCATTTTCGATACAGCGCAGCACGTTGGCCGGATCGATCTCCAGGCCGTAGCCCGAGACGTCGCGGCTCTGCATCAGGTGCGCAAGCAGCGCACCGTCGCCGCAGCCGAGGTCGAGCACACGGGCGCCGGGCTCGATCCATTCGGCGATGATCCGCAGTTCCGGGCGCAGCGCGATCATGCGCCGACCTCGAGCGCCACACGGTTCAGGTAGGCGCGCAACAGCTGGTGATACTCCGGCAAGGGCATCAGGAAGTCGTCGTGTCCCAGTTGCGATTCGATCAGGGCATAGCTGACGTTCTTGCCGGCCGCGACCAGGGCCTGCACGATTTCGCGCGAGCGTTCCGGCGAGAAGCGCCAGTCTGCCTCGAACGCCAGGACGAAGAAGCGGGCGCTGGCATGCGACAGCGCGGCCACCAGATCATCACCGTAGTCGCGGGCCGGGTCGAAATAGTCCAGAGCCTTGGTCATCAGCAGGTAGGTGTTCGCATCGAAGCGATCCACGAACTGCTGGCCCTGATAACGAAGATAGCTTTCGACCTCGAACTCGACTTCGTAGTTGAACTGCATGTGGCCACCGCGCAGCACCCGTCCGAATTTGGCGCGCATCGCCTCGTCGGAGAGGTAGGTGATGTGCCCGAGCATGCGCGCCAGCTTGAGCCCGCGCGAAGGCACCGTGCCGTGCTCGTAAAAGTGGCCGTCGTGAAAGTCCGGGTCTGACAGGATGGCCTGACGCGCGATTTCATTGAAGGCAATGTTCTGCGCCGAAAGCTTGGGCGCCGCAGCGATGACGATGGCGTGCCGGATGCGTTCCGGCAGATCGATCGCCCACTGCATGATCTGCATGCCACCCAGGCTGCCGCCAATGCCGGCCGCCCATTGCCGGATGCCCAGATGATCGGCCAGCAAGGCCTGGGAGCGCACCCAGTCGCGAACGGTGACGATGGGGAAGTCTGGCCCCCAGTGCTTGCCGGAGTCCGGATTGATGGTTCCCGGCCCGGTGGAGCCGCGACAGCCGCCAAGGTTGTTGAGGCACACCACGAAGAAGCGATCGGTATCGATCGGCCGCCCCGGCCCGATGCAGTTGTCCCACCAGCCCGGCTTGCGGTCGCCGGCAGCATGGAAGCCGGCGGCATGATGGTCACCGGACAGTGCGTGGCAGATCAGAATGGCGTTGCTACGGTCGGCATTGAGCCGGCCATAGGTTTCCACCATCAGCTCGTGCTGCGCCAGGGTGCGGCCGCAGTCCAGCAACAGTGGCGCATCCAGCGTGATGCGCTGCGGTACGACGATGCCGAGGCCGCCGAATTCCTCCGGCTCGGGGGACGAATCGTTCACTTCAGCGCAGAATCCCCGGAACGCCGATCAGGCGGGCGAGCACCTGGAGCAGCAGGATGACCACCAGCGGAGACAGGTCGAGCCCGGAGATTGGTGGAATCACGCGGCGCACGGGGCGCAACAATGGCTCGTTGAGGCTCCACAGAATGCTGCCAGCCGGATTGTTGTAGCCCGGGCCGACCCAGGACAGCACGGCCTGGATCAGCAGCGAAAAGGTATAGATCTGCAACGTCAGCCATGCCATTTTCAGCACGGCGAACCACAGCGCCTGAATCAGCGGCACGCCCAGGCCGAGGATCGCGAAGATCACGTAGATGTAGATCACCGTGCAGACATAGGTGACGAGAATTCCCGCTACGTCGATATTGCGGTAGCGCGGCAGTACGCGCCCCGGCAGATCGACCAGCGGCTGCGTGACCTTCCAGATCACCTGGCATACCGGGTTGTAGAAGTCCGCACGGACCAGCTGCAGCAGAATCCTCAGGATCATCACCATCAGGTACAGCTGCAGCAGCGTGTTGACCAAAAAATAAAACGCGTTGTTCACATTCGCGGACATGACATTCCTTTCAGCTGCGGTCCAGTTCGTCACCCAGTTCCGCGGCGCGGCGGGCTGCGCATTCGAGCGCGGCATTGTAGAGCTTGCGGACGCCGCCGTTCTCCAGCGATTCGATGGCCGCCGCCGTGGTGCCACCCTTGGAGGTGACCTTGAGGCGCAGCGCTTCGGCATCCTCGTCGCTGTCGCTGAGCATGCGCGCGGCGCCGGCGATGGTGTGCGTGGCCAGCTGGCGCGCCGTGTCTGCCGGCAGGCCCAGCGCGATGCCGGCATTGCACATCATTTCGCACAACTGGAACACGTAGGCTGGGCCGGAGCCGGACACGGCGGTGAGTGCGTCGAGCATCGGCTCGGTTTCCACCCAGCAGGTCTCGCCGACGGCGCCGAGCACGTATTGCGCGGCTTCGCGGGCCGAGACTTGCGTCTCCGGCGGCGCATACAGGCCACTCATGCCGGCGCGGTAGAGCGCTGGCGTGTTCGGCATGCTGCGTACGATTTGGACTTGCGGGCCGAGCCAACGGCGCAGACTGTCGATGCGGATACCTGCTGCGATCGAGATCACGGCGCTGCCGCTGGGGAAGCTGAGCCCGTGCACGGCGGTTTGGAGCGCCTGCGGCTTGATGGCGAGTACCACGGCCTGCGCGTCACGCACGGCCTCGGTCGCGCTGTTCGCATTGCTGATGCCGTACTGTCGACCCAGCGCGTCCGCCTTGGCCCGATCGGTATCAACGACCGCAATCGCTCCAGGCTCGTGGCCGGAAGCGACCAGTCCGCCGATCAGGCTCGCAGCCATGTTGCCGCCGCCGATGAAGGCAATCGTCTCTGTCATGTTCCTGGAAAGCTCGTTCGAGCCGGTTGCTGAGTTCAGCCGCCTATAATACTGGGCTGCCTGCAAAGCCGCTGCCACTCCGATGGCGACGCGGCGGCGCGGACGGCGCCACTTTCAACCGGATAGCCAGGTGAACGAAATTGCAGGACGCACCGCGCGCGAACGCGCGCGGCTGCTGCACGACTATCGCGCGCGCATCGACAACGCACGGGTCTATGACGTGGCGATCCGCAGTCCGCTGGATGAGGCGCCGCGGTTGTCCGCGCGGATGGGCAACCGTGTTCTGCTCAAACGCGAGGACGCGCAGCCGGTCTATTCCTTCAAGTTGCGCGGTGCCTATAACCGCATCGTCCGGCTGTCGGATGCTGAGCGCCGCCGTGGCGTGATCTGCGCTTCGGCCGGCAACCACGCGCAAGGCGTGGCGCTGGCCGCCCAGCGTCTGGGAATACCCGCATGGATCGTGATGCCGCGGACCACGCCGCAGATCAAGGTGGATTCGGTACGGTCCCTGGGGGCACGCGCGGTGCTGCACGGTGATGCCTATGACGATGCCGCCGAGCATGCCGCGGCACTCTGTGCCGCCAAGGGACTCAGCTACATCCCTCCGTATGACGATCCGGAGATCATTGCCGGGCAGGGCACGGTGGCGCGCGAAATCGTCGCCCAGCATCCGGGCCCGATCGATGCCGTGTTCGTGCCGGTGGGCGGCGGCGGTCTGATTGCCGGCGTGGCCGCGTACCTCAAGGCGGTACGGCCCGAAGTGAGGATTATCGGCGTCGAGCCGAGCGATTCGAACTGTCTGGCTGCGGCGATGAAGGCCGGTCGTCGCGTGAGCTTGCCACAGGTGGGCCTGTTCGCCGACGGTGTGGCGGTGCGTCAGATCGGCAAGGAGAATTTTCGCCTGGCGCGCCATTTTGTCGATGAAGTGATCACGGTCGAGATCGACGAGATCTGCGCGGCGATCCGCGACATGTTCAATGAAAGGCGCGCGGTTCCCGAACCCGCAGGTGCACTGGGCATTGCCGGCATCAAGCGCTGGGTGGTACAGCACGGCGTGCGCGACCAGACCCTGTGCGCGATCGTCAGCGGTGCCAATGTCAATTTCGATCGGCTCCGGCATATCGCGGAGCGTGCGGAGCTGGGCGATGCCAATGAGGCGCTGTTGGCCGTTACGATCCCCGAGCGTCCAGGCAGCTTTCGGCGCTTCTGCCGGGAGCTGGGCCGCCACAACATCAGCGAGTTCAACTATCGCTATGCGGATGCCCAGGGCGCGCATGTGTTCGTCGGCGTGAAACTGGCCGGAGGACGCGACGAAGCGGCCCAAGTGCTTGAAGGCCTGCGTGCCTCGGGTTACGCGGTCGTCGATCTGTCCGGTGACGAGATCGCGAAGGTCCACATCCGCTACATGGTCGGCGGGCGCGCTCCGGGTCTGAGTGATGAGCGCCTGTTTCGTATCGAATTCCCGGAGCGGCCAGGCGCCTTGCTCAACTTCCTGAGCCGACTGGGTGACCAGTGGAACATCTCACTGTTTCACTACCGCAACCACGGCGCCGCGCATGGGCGGGTTCTCGTTGGTCTGCAGGTGCCGCGACGTGAACGTGCCGAAAACCGCCGTGTGCTCGACGAAATCGGCTACCCCTGGTGGGAGGAATCGGAGAATCCGGGTTACGAGCTGTTTCTGGGCACCGCTTGACGGCATCAGGTGCGCGACAACAGCCTTTTCGCCTCACGCCTCACGCCTCACGCCTCACGCCTCACGCCTCACGCCTCACGCCTCACTCAAGCGCCATGATCCGCCGCCAATGCTCCGGTGCGACCGGCAGGATCGAGAGCCGGTTGCCTTTCGCGATCAACTTGAAGCCAACCAGTTCGTCGGCGTGCTCGCGGAGCTCGGACAGCAGTATCGGGCGCTTGAGATGGCGCTGGTAGCGGACATCCACCAGCAGCCAGCGCGGTTCCTCCGGCTTTGCGCCGGCGTCGTAATGATGGTGCTTAGAATCGAACTGCGTCGGATCGGGATAGGCGTTGCTCGCTATTTCGGCCAGTCCATAGATACCGGGTGCGGCGCAGTTGGAATGGTAGAAAAGGACGCCGTCCCCAGGCTTCATCCGGTCACGCATGAAGTTGCGTGCCTGATAGTTGCGCACCCCGTCCCAGGGCTCGGTCTGCTTTGGGCGCTTCTTCAGATCGTCGATACCGAAGCTGTCAGGCTCCGATTTCATCAACCAGTAGGCCATCAGAGCTTCTTGTCGCTGTCCGGCACGAACATGATCGGCACGTCGACATTGTCGACTGCCTGCAGGTCGTAGAGGAACTTGAGTATCACATCCTGCACCACGGTATAGAAGGCGCGTCCCGGCTCGACCAGGGCGGCGCGTTCGGGCGGTGTGACCTTGCCGATCGCGGTGTGGAACTCGTGATCGTAGCGGCCGAGGCGATCTTCGCCGGATTCATCGCGATAGACCACGGTGAACTTGTAACGGTCGATGACCTGCTGGCCGTCGTAGCCCATGGTCATGCCGGCCTTGATTCCGGCTGCTCGGGCCTGTTTGGGGTCGTAGGAATTCTCGGCGGTGACCGTGATGCTCGCCTTCACGGCGGGGTCGGTCGTCGGCAGCATCACCTTGCTGTGACGCAACACGTTTTCGACGTCGGCCTTGAGCTGGCGCGAACTGCCCTCGTCGGATTTTCCGTTGCTTTCGTAGTTCGCCTCGACATGCACCGGGACCAAGCGTGCGGGGTGCTTGAGTTCTTCGTAGCGGACCGTCTCGAAATCCGGCATCACGAAGGACTGCACCGTGGGACCACAGGCGCTCAGGCTGAGGCATACCGTGGTCGAAATCACTGGCCAGGCCGACGAAAACAAGCGCATGCGGTCAAATTCCTTGTAGGGGGCGAAGGGAGTGTCGCATGTCGGACGATTGTCGGGAAACTGGTGCAAAGCGCCCACAGTTGGCGTGAACTTGGCATGATCCCATGGGGCGGTTGCCGCGCCGTACGGCTCAGCGGTTCCGGAATCGGCGGATGCCAGCTGGTGTAATCAGGCCGTGCAGCCGAATGTCCCAGGCCTGATGCGGCAATGGCTGGTCCGACAGCTGTTCGAGATGGGCGTACCCGAGGCGCAGAGGGCGCCGCCCAGCCGCGTGGCTCGCGAACCATCGATCATAGTAGCCGCCACCGGCACCGAGGCGGAATCCACGCTTGTCCACCGCCAGCAGCGGAACCAGGACCACATCAATCACGCGCGCTGCGATCCGCCGTTGCCGCTTCGGTTCGGCGATGCCGTAGCGATTCGCGGCATGTCGAACGGTGTGATGGGTTTTGCCGAGGCGCACGAAGTTCATGCGTCCCGCAACGGGCGTCAGCTTGGGCACCAAGACCTTAATGCCGCGGCGTTGCAGCTTGCCGATCAGCGGCCAGGTATCGAGTTCGCTGCCGTGAGGCAGATAGACGGCAACGCAGCGTGCGCCGTGTCTGAGCAGAAACGCATCGGCGCGACGGGCGGCGCGGGCTGCGTCATAGAGGCGTTGGGCGCGTGGAATGGCCTTGCGCTGCGCACGAAAAAGCCGACGCAATGGCTGCTTCGCGTCGGCTTGTGAAATCAAGGTGTCTCCCGCCTGTGCCGTCATCCGTTATCGACCTTGAGACAAAGTCTCAAGTGGGCACCTCACCACGCTATCGGGCTTCCCGTTACAAGACGGGCCTGCACGCCAAACGCGGATCTGGTTCCCGGGTCAGGTAAATAGGCTCAAGGGGTTCCAAACAGACATCGAACACCGCAGGAGACACCCCGCCATTATCCCCGTGTCGGCTCGGGGAATAAAGGTTCAGAGCCAATCAGTTGAACATCGGGTGCCGAAGACCGGCGCCAGAATCGGACGCTTGGCCCTTCAATCCGTGGAAGCCAGGGTGCTGTCGATGTCCAGACACAGTTGGCTGAGTCGTTCGATCGTCTTCGCGTTGGCGCCGGGAGCGATGGGCTCGACGCCCTGGTGCTCAAGCAATTCGCGGGCGATATTCAGCGCCGCCATCACGGCAATCCTTTCCACGCCAAGTGCCTTGCCGCGTTTGCGGATCGCGTTCATGCGCTCGTTGAGGAACTCGGCGGAGGCGATGAGCGCCTCGTGCTCTTCCTGTGGGCAGGCCACGCTGTATTCGCGCCCCATGATTCTCACAGTGACTGTCAGGGAGGCGGGGCCACTCATCCGTCCTGCTCCAGTTCGAGCGATTTGATTCGTTCGACGATGCCTTCAACGCGTTTGCGTAACTCGGCATTCATCGCGAGCAGCCGGTCGCGCTCCTGCAGCGCACGGCGACGCTCGAGGCGGGCCTGGCGATAGGCGGCCAGGAGTCGCTGGAGGCGGTCCTCGAGTTGCGCGAGCTCGTGGTCGAGCATCGGTCTTGATCCGGGAAAAGCGAATGGGCGGCGCCAGTATAACGCCGCCCATCGGGCTTCCGTGAAGACCTTTTCAGTCGCCGCTTGCAGTGTTCGTTGGAGAACCTGGACGGACGAGGGTCTGGAGCCTAGCGCAATACGATGTACATGGAGGCCGGTCCGCGCCGGACCAGCAACAGCAGCTCCTTCTGGTCTTTGACCGCCTTGCTGAAACTCGCCATGTCGGTAACGTTTCGACGATTGACGCTGTCGATCACGTCTCCGGGGCGCAAGCCGGCATAGGCAGCCGCCGAGCCGGCGTCGATGCTGCGAATCATCACGCCCTCGACCTGGCCCGCCAGCGGGTGGTCGTCGGGAATCGGGCCGAAGGTCGCGCCGTCCAGCAGGTCGCTGGGCGCTTCGCCCGGCGCGCCGCTCTCGGTGCTGTCGCCGATCTTGATGCGTTCCTTGCGCTCCTTGCCGTCGCGAATGAGCGTCACCGTCACCGTGTCGCCCACCCGTTTGAGGCCGATCGCATTCTTCAGCATCAACATGTTTCGGACTTCCTGTCCGTCGACCGCAACGATCACGTCCTCGGTCTTGAGCCCGGCCTTGTCGGCCGGGGAGTCGGGCAGCACCTGAGTCACCACGGCGCCGTGGCGACCATCCAGGCCGAAGGCACGCGCCAGCTCCGGACTCAAGGGTTGGCCGGTGATGCCGATGAATCCGCGCTTGATGTCACCGAACTCGATCAGCTGGTCCATGATGCTCTTGGCCAGATTGGTCGGGATGGCGAAGCCGATGCCGATGTTGCCGCCGCTGCGCGACAGGATCTGACTGTTGATGCCGACCAGTTCACCGCGCAGGTTGACCAGTGCACCGCCCGAGTTGCCGGGGTTGATCGCTGCGTCCGTCTGAATGAAGTCCTGCAGGCCCTCGGTGCTGGTGGCGCGCCCCAGCGCACTGACGATGCCCGAGGTGACTGTTTGGCGCAGGCCGAAGGGGTTGCCGATGGCGACGACGAAGTCGCCGACTTCGAGTTTGTCCGAATCCGCGACCGGAAGCGCCGACAGTTTCTCCGGGTCCTCCAGCTGGAGCACGGCGATGTCGGTATCGGCGTCACTGCCGATGACCTTGGCCTTGAAGGTGCGTTCGTCCGCCAGGGTGACTTCCACCTTGTCGGCCTGCTCGATGACGTGGTGGTTGGTCAGCACATAGCCTTTGCGGGCATCGACGATCACGCCCGAACCCACTGGCTGCGGCTGCGCGCTGCGCGGCTGCTGTTGCTGCTCCGGCACACCAAAAAAGCGGCGGAAGAACGGATCCTGCAACAGCGGATTCTGCATCTGCTCGTACTTGGGCACGATGGAGACGTTGACCACGGCCGGCAGCACCTGCTTGATCATCGGCGCCAGGGTCGGCACTTCGGTCTGCACCACCGGAGACGCGTCGGCGACGGCGACCGGACTGAAATCCGGACCGGACCGCAGCAACACGGTGACCGCTGCGGCCAGCACCGCGACCAGGCTGTAACGCAATAAGTTCATCTCGATTCCTTGAATCCTGACGATCGTCGCAAGGGCATTCATGCCCATAGTCCACGAAGACTCCCGCCGTATGACCTTTGTCGACGGTCGGAGGTTCCTGCCGCGCCGCCGATCAGCTTATGCGAACGGCGGGATTCAGCGTATAGAGGCCGACGATCTTCGCCGAGCCCAGAACATGCCCGTCCGCGGCCGCGCGAACATCGGCGGCAGTGAATTCGCCTTCCACCGGAAGGGTCGCCACGTCGAGTGCGAGCAGTTCGAAATGGTAGTGGTGAGGGCGTTCGTCGTTCCAGGGCGGGCAGGGACCGTCGTAACCCTTGTAGCGACCTGCCATATCGGCATCGCCATCGAACCAGGACGTGTAGTCGTTGAGGCCCTGGCGGCTGCCGTCCGGTCCGACCGGTGTCTGCTTGCCCTTGGGTGTGACGCCCTCGCTGCAGGCGCCCTCGGCGATGCCACAGGTGTCGGCCGGGATGTCGATCATCGCCCAGTGGACAAACTCGACGCGCGGCAGGTCCGCCGGAACGGACCGACCCTCCTGGTTCACGTCGTCGGGCTGGCTTGGTGCGTCATGGTCGATACCTAACAGCGCGAAACTGCGCGTGCCGTCAGGCACCTGCGTCCAGCTCAATTCGGGATTGAGGTTCTGTGACAGCTTTAGGTGCTCGACCGCGTCAATGACCGCGAACGCGCAACGGCCCGGAATGGCGCCGCCGTCGAAAAAGCTTTGACTGGTGAGTTTCATCGAATCCTCCTCAGTGATGGTCGAACTGCCGGGTCAGCGCAATGGATTCCAGCGGCCCAGCGCGCCACGTGCCAGCCGGCTCCATGCGCTCTGCAGCCGTTCCGGCAGACGTTTCGGCCGATGGTAGCGAACCGAGTACAGATCGTGTTCGCTGAACCGGCCCAGCAGATAGTCGTCGCTGGTCTTGATCTCATCGACCAGCTTCAGCTCCAGCGCGCGCGTGCCGAACCAGTGTTCTCCGGTCGCGACCGCGTCGATCGCAAGTTGCGGCCGGTGTTCGGTGACGAACGACTTGAACAGCGCATGCGTTTCGTCCAGTTCCTCCCGGAACTTGGCGCGCGCCTCGTCGGTATTTTCCCCGAACAAGGTTAACGTGCGCTTGTGCTGACCGGCCGTATGCAGTTCGAAGTCGACCTTGTGCTCGTCGAGCAGGCGATGGAAATTGGGCAATTGGGCGACCACGCCGATCGAGCCCAGAATCGCGAACGGCGCCGCGATGATCCGGTCGGCGACGCAGGCCATCAAATAGCCGCCGCTCGCCGCGACTTTGTCGACGGCGACCGTGAGGCGCAGGCCACGACCGCGAATTCGCGCCAGCTGGGACGCGGCGAGACCATAGCCATGCACCAGTCCGCCTTCGCTTTCGAGACGGACCAGTATCTCGTCCTCGGGTTCGGCGACCTGCAGCACCGCGCTGATCTCCTCGCGCAGATGCTCAACCGCGGAGGCCTCGAGGTCGCCATCGAAATCGAGCACGAATATCCGGCTGCGCGCTTTGCTGCCGCCCAGCTTTAGGGACTTTTGCTCGCGCTTCTCCTCGCGTCGACGATCGCGGTGGTGGCGTTTCAGCTGAGCCGGCGCCAGCATTGATTCGTAGAGTACGTCCGCATGATCGCGAAAGCGTTCGTTCAGACTCTGCACGTACAATGTCGAGGTCGATGCTTTGGCCTGTCGGACCGCGCCGACAATGCCGCTGACGATGAAGACCACGGCAAGCACCAAAGTCGCAGCCTTGGCCAGAAACGTCAGATAATCGAAAAGATAAGCCACTGTGGTGGAACTCTTTGATGAGTGGACGGAATTGCGGGGTCGCTAGTCTAGCGGCGATGTTGTAGATTTGTTCATATTTGGCGGGACGCCCATTGATTTCTGAACAGGGCGCGGCCAAACTGTTGCACGGCAGCATTTTGCAGATGCTGACGTGTCCGGCGCTGATTTCCATCCCTCGGTGGAAGCGGTGAAGAATAAGCAAGACAGAATTCAGTCTTTTGGGAGAGTCGTTATGCGGGCGTCCAGCGTTTTAGCGCTATTGGGAGCTGCATGTATTTTCAGCTCATCGGCATTCGCCGAAGAGTACAAGGAGATGCGCCCCTATTTCACGGAGAGTCTCACCTATACCTTCGCCGATTCCGAGCGCAATGCGGATGATGCTTGGGGTGGGTATATCGGTCTGGGTTCGGCGCTGACCGAGTACTGGGGCCTGGAAGCCGGTCTGTTCTATCAGGCTTTTCCCATGGGCGGAAATTCCGATCCGAATCGCTGGGAAGAGTGGGGCGTTGAAGCCAATGCTCTTTACTTCTATTCGCGCAAGCCGAGTTTCTCGCCGTACTTCAAGTTCGGTCTGGGTACGGCATGGACCGACCTGGAAACGCCGGCTGGTGACGCCGACACTCGCCAGCCGTTCTATCAGGCCGGCCTCGGCTTCATGAGCGCCTTCAAGTACTTCACCCTGCGCGGCGATGTCGCCTACCGCTATACCGACGCCAAGTTCTCGGGCTTTGACGATTTCCAGGAGCCGCAGCTGCGCCTGGGTATCGCGATCCCGATCGGCAAGGCCGAAGTCGCGGAAGCCGACGACACGATGACCGCCCCAGTCACCGATTCGGATGGTGATGGCGTGCTCGACGATCGCGACCAGTGCCCCGGCACTCCTCGCGGCGTTCGCGTCGATGCCAAGGGTTGCCCGATCGATACGGACGGCGACGGCGTGCCCGATTACCTCGACAAGTGCCCGGCCACTCCGGCAGGTACGCCGGTGGATTCCAGCGGTTGCCCGCTGGCGACCAAGGTCGACCGCAAGTTCGAGGATGTGAACTTCGGGTTCGATCGCTTCGACCTGACCGACTACGCTCGAGTGACCCTCGACAAGACGGCGGCCGAGATCAACACCATGGTCCAGAAGAACCCGGGTGTGCGTATCGAGGTTGAAGGTCACACCGACTCGATTGGCACCAACGAGTACAACCAGGCGCTGGGTGTGCGTCGTGCCACTGCGGTCAAGGATTACCTGATCCGCAAGGGTGTGAGCGGCGATGTGATCACCACGCGCAGCTACGGTGAGACCAAGCCGATCGCCACCAACGACACGGCCAAGGGACGCCTGCTCAACCGTCGCACCGAGATTCGCGCGACGTCCGAGTAAAGGTCACCGACCGTAGTAGTGTCATCAAGCCCTCGCCGGTTTATCCGGCGGGGGCTTTCTCTTTGTCGGCTTTCGCCGACGTTTGATCGCCCGCGGCTTGCT is a genomic window of Gammaproteobacteria bacterium containing:
- a CDS encoding YbhB/YbcL family Raf kinase inhibitor-like protein; this translates as MKLTSQSFFDGGAIPGRCAFAVIDAVEHLKLSQNLNPELSWTQVPDGTRSFALLGIDHDAPSQPDDVNQEGRSVPADLPRVEFVHWAMIDIPADTCGIAEGACSEGVTPKGKQTPVGPDGSRQGLNDYTSWFDGDADMAGRYKGYDGPCPPWNDERPHHYHFELLALDVATLPVEGEFTAADVRAAADGHVLGSAKIVGLYTLNPAVRIS
- a CDS encoding cell division protein ZapA is translated as MSGPASLTVTVRIMGREYSVACPQEEHEALIASAEFLNERMNAIRKRGKALGVERIAVMAALNIARELLEHQGVEPIAPGANAKTIERLSQLCLDIDSTLASTD
- the sohB gene encoding protease SohB → MAYLFDYLTFLAKAATLVLAVVFIVSGIVGAVRQAKASTSTLYVQSLNERFRDHADVLYESMLAPAQLKRHHRDRRREEKREQKSLKLGGSKARSRIFVLDFDGDLEASAVEHLREEISAVLQVAEPEDEILVRLESEGGLVHGYGLAASQLARIRGRGLRLTVAVDKVAASGGYLMACVADRIIAAPFAILGSIGVVAQLPNFHRLLDEHKVDFELHTAGQHKRTLTLFGENTDEARAKFREELDETHALFKSFVTEHRPQLAIDAVATGEHWFGTRALELKLVDEIKTSDDYLLGRFSEHDLYSVRYHRPKRLPERLQSAWSRLARGALGRWNPLR
- a CDS encoding OmpA family protein; its protein translation is MGAACIFSSSAFAEEYKEMRPYFTESLTYTFADSERNADDAWGGYIGLGSALTEYWGLEAGLFYQAFPMGGNSDPNRWEEWGVEANALYFYSRKPSFSPYFKFGLGTAWTDLETPAGDADTRQPFYQAGLGFMSAFKYFTLRGDVAYRYTDAKFSGFDDFQEPQLRLGIAIPIGKAEVAEADDTMTAPVTDSDGDGVLDDRDQCPGTPRGVRVDAKGCPIDTDGDGVPDYLDKCPATPAGTPVDSSGCPLATKVDRKFEDVNFGFDRFDLTDYARVTLDKTAAEINTMVQKNPGVRIEVEGHTDSIGTNEYNQALGVRRATAVKDYLIRKGVSGDVITTRSYGETKPIATNDTAKGRLLNRRTEIRATSE
- a CDS encoding DegQ family serine endoprotease, which translates into the protein MNLLRYSLVAVLAAAVTVLLRSGPDFSPVAVADASPVVQTEVPTLAPMIKQVLPAVVNVSIVPKYEQMQNPLLQDPFFRRFFGVPEQQQQPRSAQPQPVGSGVIVDARKGYVLTNHHVIEQADKVEVTLADERTFKAKVIGSDADTDIAVLQLEDPEKLSALPVADSDKLEVGDFVVAIGNPFGLRQTVTSGIVSALGRATSTEGLQDFIQTDAAINPGNSGGALVNLRGELVGINSQILSRSGGNIGIGFAIPTNLAKSIMDQLIEFGDIKRGFIGITGQPLSPELARAFGLDGRHGAVVTQVLPDSPADKAGLKTEDVIVAVDGQEVRNMLMLKNAIGLKRVGDTVTVTLIRDGKERKERIKIGDSTESGAPGEAPSDLLDGATFGPIPDDHPLAGQVEGVMIRSIDAGSAAAYAGLRPGDVIDSVNRRNVTDMASFSKAVKDQKELLLLVRRGPASMYIVLR